Proteins encoded within one genomic window of Haematobia irritans isolate KBUSLIRL chromosome 5, ASM5000362v1, whole genome shotgun sequence:
- the LOC142237673 gene encoding small ribosomal subunit protein uS7A-like, producing MCLGQIQTLLNSLPHVTYSLTVNGISLQDYISVKEKFARYLPHSAGRYAAKRFRKAQCPIVERLTCSLMMKGRNNGKKLMACRIVKHSFEIIHLLTGENPLQILVSAIINSGPREDSTRIGRAGTVRRQAVDVSPLRRVNQAIWLLCTGAREAAFRNIKTIAECLADELINAAKGSSNSYAIKKKDELERVAKSNR from the exons atgtgtttggGTCAGATTCAAACCCTATTAAACTCATTGCCCCATGTAAC ctattctctGACCGTCAACGGTATCTCGTTGCAAGATTATATCTCCGTCAAGGAGAAATTTGCTCGCTATTTGCCCCACTCTGCTGGTCGTTATGCCGCCAAACGTTTCCGCAAGGCTCAATGCCCCATCGTAGAACGCTTGACCTGCTCCTTAATGATGAAAGGACGCAACAATGGCAAGAAACTCATGGCCTGCCGTATTGTTAAGCACTCTTTTGAAATCATTCATTTGTTGACTGGCGAAAATCCTTTGCAAATCCTTGTCAGCGCCATCATCAACTCTGGCCCTCGTGAAGATTCAACCCGTATCGGTCGTGCAGGTACTGTCCGCCGTCAAGCCGTTGATGTATCTCCACTCCGTCGTGTCAATCAAGCTATTTGGTTATTGTGCACCGGTGCCCGTGAAGCCGCTTTCAGAAACATCAAGACCATCGCCGAATGCTTGGCCGATGAATTGATCAACGCTGCTAAGGGTTCTTCTAACTCCTATGCTATCAAGAAGAAGGATGAATTGGAACGTGTTGCCAAATCCAACCGATAA